One Rickettsia prowazekii str. Breinl genomic region harbors:
- a CDS encoding M16 family metallopeptidase: MKENFNVSKLKNGLTILTYNMPYVHSVAINLIAKVGARYENEEEEGISHFLEHMAFKGTKTRTAQQIAEEFDSIGGYFNAYTGHENTVYYARVLSENCHKALNILADIIQNSIFADEEIAKEYQIIMQEIAHHHDNPDDLIYETFYNTVYKGQPLGKSILGTTKTLVTFTKEHFLNFIGKHYNAENLYLSIAGNIEHNKIVMIAEELFASLKQGVKSSFIPAKYIGGKGFIHKELEQTSLVLGFECTSYINLGQLYQTYLLSIIFGGGMSSRLFQSIREKLGLAYVVGSYNSAYFDSGVFTIYASTAHNKLELLYREIKNEIIKITETVSTEEIIRAKMQLRSNLQMAQEQNTYKSEEIGKNYSVFGKYILPEEIIEIITNIRADDIINTANKIFSGTTTLAIIGPNDLNGF, encoded by the coding sequence ATGAAAGAAAATTTTAATGTTAGTAAATTAAAAAACGGTTTGACAATTTTAACATATAATATGCCTTATGTTCATTCTGTTGCAATAAATTTAATTGCTAAAGTTGGGGCACGTTATGAGAATGAAGAAGAGGAAGGCATATCTCACTTTCTTGAGCATATGGCTTTTAAAGGCACAAAAACTAGGACAGCACAACAGATAGCAGAAGAGTTTGATTCTATAGGTGGATATTTTAATGCATATACCGGTCATGAGAATACGGTATATTATGCACGAGTCTTGTCTGAAAATTGTCATAAAGCACTTAATATACTTGCCGATATAATTCAAAATTCTATTTTTGCTGATGAAGAAATAGCTAAGGAATACCAGATAATTATGCAGGAAATCGCACATCATCATGATAATCCTGATGACCTAATATATGAAACATTTTATAATACAGTTTATAAAGGTCAACCGTTAGGTAAGTCAATTTTAGGTACAACTAAAACTCTTGTTACGTTCACGAAAGAACATTTTCTTAATTTTATCGGTAAACATTATAATGCTGAAAATCTTTATTTATCGATTGCCGGTAATATTGAACATAATAAAATAGTAATGATAGCAGAAGAATTATTTGCTTCTTTGAAGCAAGGAGTAAAAAGTAGCTTTATTCCGGCAAAATACATCGGTGGAAAGGGGTTTATTCATAAGGAGTTAGAGCAAACTAGTTTAGTGCTAGGGTTTGAATGCACCTCATATATTAATTTAGGACAGCTTTATCAAACCTATCTACTTTCTATAATATTTGGTGGTGGTATGTCATCACGTTTATTCCAAAGTATTCGTGAGAAATTAGGTTTAGCGTATGTAGTAGGTAGTTATAATAGTGCTTATTTTGATAGTGGCGTGTTTACAATTTATGCATCTACTGCACATAATAAATTAGAATTATTATATAGAGAGATTAAAAACGAAATAATAAAAATAACTGAAACAGTAAGTACAGAAGAGATTATTAGAGCTAAAATGCAACTTCGTAGTAATTTACAAATGGCTCAAGAGCAAAATACCTATAAGTCAGAAGAAATAGGTAAAAATTATTCTGTTTTCGGTAAATATATTCTTCCTGAAGAGATTATAGAAATTATTACGAATATAAGAGCTGATGACATTATTAATACGGCAAATAAAATATTTAGTGGGACTACTACGTTGGCAATTATCGGTCCGAATGATCTTAATGGATTTTAA
- a CDS encoding TolC family protein, which translates to MSKFTITIFITTLLFTGSVIALDLEQALTEGYKNNEELKAAQIKFLNAIEQFPQAFSGFMPNVGLQINRQNSKTKYNKKYVNRLGITPRETASTQGILTIEQSLFNGGASIAALKAAQSGFRASRSEYYAGEQKVLLNLITAYLDCVESKEKYDISESRVRTNIQQVKTVEEKLRLGEATAIDIAAARAGLAAAETNKLAAYADFQGKKANFIKVFGIEANDITMPDLPDRLPISLDEFTRKAAKFNPDINSARHNVTVTKALEMVQKGKLLPQVSVKLLSGGTNYNPQEPVIQNINNRIYTTTLSVNIPIYPEGGAQYSRIRSAKNQTRNSVVQLDSAIKQIKAGVVSVWEGFETAKSRIVAANQGVEAAQISYNGIVQEEIVGSKTILDVLDAEQKLYEAKITRVDAYKNSVLASYQMKLLTGELTAKSLKLKVKYFSPEEEFNNLKKKMFIGF; encoded by the coding sequence ATGAGTAAATTCACTATCACTATATTTATTACTACATTATTGTTTACTGGTTCCGTTATCGCTCTTGATTTGGAGCAAGCTTTAACTGAAGGATATAAGAATAATGAGGAACTGAAAGCTGCTCAAATTAAGTTTTTGAATGCAATTGAACAGTTTCCTCAAGCTTTCTCAGGGTTTATGCCTAATGTAGGTTTACAGATTAATAGACAAAATAGTAAGACTAAATATAATAAAAAATATGTTAATAGGCTTGGTATTACTCCACGTGAGACAGCTAGCACTCAAGGGATATTAACAATTGAACAATCATTATTTAATGGCGGTGCTAGTATTGCTGCTCTTAAAGCTGCTCAATCAGGATTTAGAGCGTCACGATCCGAATACTATGCTGGTGAGCAAAAAGTATTATTAAATTTAATAACTGCTTATCTTGATTGTGTTGAGAGTAAGGAGAAATATGATATCTCTGAAAGTAGGGTACGTACTAATATACAGCAAGTTAAGACTGTTGAAGAGAAATTAAGACTAGGTGAAGCAACAGCAATAGATATAGCTGCTGCAAGAGCAGGACTTGCAGCAGCAGAAACAAATAAACTAGCTGCTTATGCAGATTTTCAAGGGAAAAAAGCAAATTTTATTAAAGTGTTTGGAATAGAGGCAAATGATATAACTATGCCTGATTTACCTGATAGGTTACCTATTTCGTTAGATGAGTTCACAAGAAAAGCTGCGAAGTTCAATCCTGATATTAATTCAGCAAGGCATAACGTAACTGTTACTAAAGCTTTAGAAATGGTGCAAAAAGGGAAATTATTGCCGCAAGTAAGTGTAAAGTTGCTATCAGGGGGGACTAATTATAATCCACAAGAGCCAGTTATTCAAAATATAAACAATAGGATCTATACTACTACTCTTTCGGTAAATATCCCTATTTATCCTGAAGGAGGAGCGCAATATTCAAGAATAAGATCAGCTAAAAATCAAACAAGGAATAGTGTAGTCCAGCTTGATAGTGCCATAAAGCAGATAAAAGCAGGTGTTGTTAGTGTGTGGGAAGGATTTGAAACAGCAAAATCTCGTATTGTTGCAGCTAATCAAGGAGTAGAAGCTGCACAAATATCATATAACGGTATTGTGCAAGAGGAAATAGTTGGTTCTAAAACTATACTTGATGTTTTAGATGCTGAACAAAAATTGTATGAAGCAAAAATAACGCGTGTTGATGCTTATAAGAATTCAGTACTTGCTTCATATCAAATGAAATTGTTAACTGGTGAGCTAACTGCTAAAAGTTTAAAACTTAAAGTAAAATATTTTAGTCCTGAAGAAGAGTTTAACAATCTTAAAAAGAAAATGTTTATAGGTTTCTAA
- a CDS encoding phosphoribosylaminoimidazolesuccinocarboxamide synthase: MKKNLYEGSSKILYSAEEDFLLIMAFSDKAVLETGETVDISGKGVLNNNISSFLMDKLEMIGIENHLIEKINMREQLIQYVEVFPIQVIISSVACGRFVKEFGMDEGYVFDKPIIDFKVRSREFNYPIVNEYQISNFGWLTMDEIRIVKAQTLRIYDFLSGLFIGIGIRLVECKLEFGRVFNGEESIIMLTDEISPDNCRLWHINSNEKLGFELIQNEPNKAFESYQLIANRLKEK; this comes from the coding sequence ATGAAAAAAAATTTATATGAAGGTTCAAGTAAAATTTTATATTCTGCCGAAGAAGATTTTCTACTTATTATGGCTTTTTCCGATAAAGCTGTATTAGAAACCGGGGAAACTGTTGATATATCAGGTAAAGGAGTACTTAATAATAATATTTCTTCTTTTCTAATGGATAAACTTGAAATGATTGGAATTGAAAATCATCTGATCGAAAAAATAAATATGCGAGAGCAATTAATTCAATATGTTGAGGTTTTTCCAATACAAGTAATCATATCATCGGTAGCATGTGGTAGATTTGTAAAAGAGTTCGGAATGGATGAAGGATATGTATTTGATAAACCTATTATTGATTTTAAGGTCCGAAGCCGTGAATTTAACTACCCAATAGTTAATGAGTATCAAATATCCAATTTTGGATGGTTAACTATGGATGAAATTAGAATAGTAAAAGCTCAGACTTTACGTATATATGATTTTTTAAGCGGCTTATTTATTGGTATTGGAATTCGTCTCGTTGAGTGTAAATTAGAATTTGGGCGTGTCTTTAATGGTGAAGAATCTATCATTATGTTAACTGATGAAATTAGTCCTGATAATTGTAGATTATGGCATATTAACAGTAATGAAAAATTAGGGTTTGAATTGATTCAAAATGAGCCTAATAAAGCTTTTGAATCATATCAGTTAATAGCTAATCGTTTAAAAGAAAAATAA
- a CDS encoding S41 family peptidase: MLLRFIIALFLSINCAIEGKETENKISNQEAYKQFQDVFERIEKDYVQVPDRQKMIDEAINGMLNSLDPHSNYYTDEDLEDIFTFTKGEFGGIGVEIMYDSGAIKIISSIDDLPAFKAGLKGGDYIVGVNDELVSTLGPNKAIKEMRGTPGTKVRLLIIKEEEAKPQELELTREIVKIKPIKAHLEKNNIAYIRITTFNESTISELKAAVKKLKTESKDNLKGIILDLRNNAGGILDQAIAVSDYFIDSGVIVTTKGRTTSSNSETKANEFSLKAPKVPMIVLINGNSASASEIVAGALQDHKRAIILGTKSFGKGSVQALTQINSRAAVKLTISKYYTPSGRSIQAEGIEPDILIEPAKVEYPEVKKLDKRFSESSLKNYLKNDNAKNKDSNKETKTKNNKQEESELSELYKKDYQFARAYDVITGLIINTNLETQGKAK; this comes from the coding sequence ATGTTATTACGTTTTATTATAGCACTATTTTTAAGTATAAATTGTGCAATAGAAGGAAAAGAAACTGAAAATAAAATATCAAATCAAGAGGCTTATAAGCAATTTCAAGATGTATTTGAACGTATTGAAAAGGATTACGTACAGGTACCTGATAGGCAAAAAATGATAGATGAAGCAATTAACGGTATGTTAAACTCCCTTGATCCTCATTCAAACTATTACACCGATGAAGATTTAGAAGATATTTTTACTTTTACAAAAGGTGAATTTGGCGGGATCGGTGTTGAAATAATGTATGATAGTGGTGCAATTAAGATAATATCGTCTATTGACGATTTGCCAGCTTTTAAAGCAGGGCTTAAAGGTGGTGATTATATAGTAGGAGTCAATGACGAATTAGTCTCTACGCTTGGTCCTAATAAAGCTATAAAAGAAATGCGTGGTACACCTGGTACTAAGGTTAGATTGCTAATAATCAAGGAAGAAGAGGCAAAACCACAAGAGCTGGAACTGACTCGTGAAATAGTAAAAATCAAACCAATAAAAGCACATCTAGAAAAAAATAATATCGCCTATATACGTATCACTACTTTTAATGAGTCAACAATTTCTGAATTGAAGGCAGCAGTAAAGAAGTTAAAAACTGAAAGTAAAGATAATCTTAAAGGTATAATTCTCGATTTACGTAATAATGCTGGTGGTATACTTGATCAAGCTATTGCTGTTAGTGATTATTTTATTGATTCTGGTGTCATTGTTACAACAAAAGGTAGAACTACATCAAGTAATAGCGAAACTAAAGCGAATGAGTTTTCGTTAAAAGCCCCAAAAGTACCTATGATTGTTTTAATAAACGGTAATTCTGCATCTGCTTCAGAAATAGTTGCTGGAGCTTTGCAAGATCATAAAAGAGCAATAATACTTGGTACTAAATCTTTTGGTAAAGGATCAGTTCAGGCTTTAACACAAATTAATTCTAGGGCTGCTGTAAAACTAACTATATCTAAATATTATACCCCAAGTGGTCGTTCTATTCAAGCAGAAGGGATAGAGCCTGATATTTTAATTGAGCCTGCAAAAGTTGAGTATCCAGAAGTAAAAAAATTAGATAAGCGTTTTTCAGAAAGTTCTTTAAAAAATTACTTAAAGAATGATAATGCAAAAAATAAAGATAGTAACAAAGAAACAAAAACCAAGAATAATAAGCAAGAAGAGAGTGAATTATCGGAATTATATAAGAAAGATTATCAATTTGCTCGTGCTTATGATGTAATTACAGGGTTGATTATTAATACGAATCTTGAGACCCAAGGGAAAGCTAAATAA
- a CDS encoding ankyrin repeat domain-containing protein codes for MLNKLCDILFLINLLLVTVQGYASPPPLPPSLPIIAVDTTDKNISTNSNISFFEKFKQFFSKQKMKNISSQHEQEQTKAIHQESQQIDSRELNENEQSEPFIDFGSTILPSVASNYIDSKAEYENSTNLAASYNTQDIQVKQQEFDPSEASEPIDIGNTKFTSATNHEMYKEAVSSNDKETNLTSNIITPNVPSPVISIPTAQDVNYVVPSQQSVQIYKPTNLTSIRNPIPLNHHTDLNKVEKILESTISNMTTIPTNMVSVPSIQDTIQTTLNITVPTAETHVSVQTSTVMHSNQHSAQPITPISINTPVETSSTVLRATESSVPINNSQEIFVSESESTKKQDWYTPIMPVLVVDPNKSQSKPLALEQKNNNDQIINNQAESHSVSSSNVTIQKQNDKVNNATSESTKEFVKNETQMLFLPDDDIVLGKLTEDATLEQMDMHGYIKLFQKNEEWIANAEKRKLVESFIKYDDDINKNKDIYANLSYYSAVDNAFRAVEKNNLFELRALLDVYPILQAKNSTGETLLTSSIYNGNYYLAKFLVIRGIKTSVLKNDECKYPLDIALAKGNTNIVCMLMKAKGYN; via the coding sequence ATGTTAAATAAATTATGTGATATATTATTTTTGATCAATCTATTATTGGTTACAGTGCAAGGTTATGCTTCGCCTCCGCCATTACCGCCATCATTACCGATTATTGCTGTAGATACTACAGATAAGAATATTAGTACTAATTCCAATATTTCTTTTTTTGAGAAATTTAAACAATTTTTTAGTAAACAAAAAATGAAAAATATATCATCTCAACACGAACAGGAACAAACTAAAGCAATACATCAAGAATCACAACAGATAGATTCCAGAGAGCTTAATGAAAATGAACAATCCGAGCCATTTATAGATTTTGGGAGTACAATATTGCCTAGTGTTGCAAGTAATTATATTGATAGCAAGGCTGAGTATGAAAATAGTACAAATTTAGCTGCCAGTTATAACACACAAGATATACAAGTTAAACAACAAGAATTTGATCCATCAGAAGCATCTGAACCTATAGATATTGGTAATACCAAGTTTACTAGTGCAACAAATCATGAAATGTATAAGGAAGCAGTTTCCTCTAATGATAAAGAGACAAATTTAACTTCTAATATTATAACTCCTAATGTACCGAGCCCTGTAATATCTATTCCTACCGCTCAAGACGTGAATTATGTAGTACCTTCGCAGCAATCAGTTCAAATATATAAACCTACTAATTTGACGTCTATTCGTAATCCTATTCCACTTAATCACCATACTGATCTTAATAAAGTAGAAAAAATTTTAGAATCGACTATTTCTAATATGACTACTATTCCTACAAATATGGTCAGCGTGCCGTCAATACAAGATACTATACAAACTACTCTAAATATAACAGTTCCTACTGCAGAAACGCATGTTAGTGTACAAACATCTACAGTGATGCATTCAAATCAACATTCTGCACAGCCTATAACGCCGATTAGTATAAATACACCTGTTGAGACTTCATCTACAGTATTGAGGGCAACAGAGTCTTCTGTGCCCATAAATAATTCGCAAGAAATATTTGTTTCTGAGTCAGAGAGCACAAAAAAACAAGATTGGTATACTCCGATTATGCCCGTTCTTGTAGTTGATCCAAATAAATCTCAATCTAAGCCTTTAGCTTTAGAGCAAAAAAATAATAATGATCAAATAATAAATAATCAAGCGGAATCGCATTCGGTAAGTTCTTCAAATGTTACGATTCAAAAACAAAATGATAAGGTGAATAATGCAACCTCAGAATCAACAAAAGAATTCGTTAAAAATGAAACGCAAATGTTATTTTTACCTGATGATGATATAGTGCTTGGTAAATTGACAGAAGACGCGACTTTAGAGCAAATGGATATGCATGGATATATCAAGTTGTTTCAAAAAAATGAAGAATGGATTGCAAATGCAGAAAAAAGAAAACTTGTAGAGAGTTTTATTAAATATGATGATGATATCAATAAAAATAAAGATATTTATGCTAATTTATCTTATTATAGCGCAGTAGATAATGCATTTAGAGCAGTTGAAAAAAACAACCTTTTTGAGTTACGTGCATTACTTGATGTTTATCCGATATTACAAGCAAAGAATAGTACTGGTGAGACATTATTAACTTCTTCTATTTATAACGGTAATTATTATTTAGCCAAATTTTTGGTGATACGGGGTATTAAAACTTCTGTTTTAAAAAATGATGAATGCAAATATCCATTAGATATTGCACTTGCTAAAGGAAATACTAACATAGTTTGCATGTTAATGAAAGCTAAGGGATATAATTAA
- a CDS encoding DUF2660 domain-containing protein, with protein MLPATLNNIDDSQNVALNRKKSENKKLTLQEKIELSWQFLYDLTEIILNKFSKEDVVQVNKCGQILFENGVRYEHVVDLITPHQVRSHTQLVEQEQSKGKKALRM; from the coding sequence ATGTTACCTGCTACATTGAATAATATTGATGATTCACAAAATGTTGCTCTTAATAGAAAAAAATCAGAAAATAAAAAGTTGACATTACAGGAAAAGATAGAATTATCTTGGCAATTCCTTTATGATCTTACAGAAATTATTTTAAATAAATTCTCGAAAGAAGACGTTGTGCAAGTGAATAAATGTGGTCAAATTTTATTTGAAAATGGCGTGAGATATGAACATGTAGTTGATCTTATAACCCCTCATCAAGTGAGATCTCATACTCAATTAGTTGAACAAGAACAATCTAAAGGCAAAAAAGCTTTAAGGATGTAA
- a CDS encoding DUF2497 domain-containing protein: MNKENKKNQDMSIEEILKSIKGIINERKNPIYDNYSADEDILELTDIVNQNEEENLISTKSASEVEEVFRNFTDTIKDKKLNNNFSSKNALEELVIGMLKPELKAWLDKNLPILVKELVEIEIKKLVQYSKRNDSNY, from the coding sequence GTGAATAAAGAAAATAAAAAGAACCAAGACATGTCTATAGAAGAAATATTAAAATCGATTAAAGGAATAATTAATGAACGTAAAAATCCTATTTATGATAATTATAGTGCAGATGAAGATATATTAGAGTTAACGGATATAGTAAATCAAAATGAAGAAGAAAATTTAATATCTACTAAATCTGCTTCAGAGGTAGAGGAAGTTTTTAGAAATTTTACTGATACTATTAAAGATAAAAAGCTAAATAATAATTTTTCATCTAAAAATGCACTTGAAGAATTAGTAATTGGAATGTTAAAACCTGAACTTAAAGCGTGGCTTGATAAAAATCTACCTATACTTGTTAAAGAGTTAGTAGAAATTGAAATAAAGAAATTGGTGCAGTATAGTAAAAGAAATGATAGTAATTACTAA